In the genome of Vicia villosa cultivar HV-30 ecotype Madison, WI linkage group LG7, Vvil1.0, whole genome shotgun sequence, one region contains:
- the LOC131616555 gene encoding formin-like protein 1, producing MTMWSFYFLLCIFFILLTSNTVTSSYQPRRFLHQPFDPQNPLSPSQPPNPSPSPSPPPPSPNPKYPFSTNAPNASSSSTPFFPTYPSPPPPPSPSSFASFPANISSLILPQTPKPSSSSSKLLAVAIASVLAAVAVLSISAFIYCRRRRRRFTGDDKTLRSDSSIRLFPRDGGTAAVVAKSRNVSSTSSEFLYLGTIVNSRGDDLPDSRGAGGGGRNPRKMDSPELQPLPPLARQGSRVYDGGAPVGEGEDEEEEFYSPRGSLNGNGSGSRRIFAGISAENLVGRSSNESTSSSSSYSSSSASPDRSHSISLSPPVSLSPRRSQSKSPENVLSPAPTQQLRGSDGARSSLSSSRGSSNRNVRSASSMSSTPEKNFAGECQSPSLSPLNLSPNRNSDGPVVKLVKTESCNGDASSPRLSNASSGKSSSSAFTLPSPEKVTMMHHHSNHGLDQSPTISDVSDRFRHSPLSSLPLSPTLLSSPEREMNTRTPPPPPPPTRKHWEIPDLLTPIAESPSVLIPHGVAPQRKQWEIPVLSTPIAPSVKVSAPPPPPPPPPSMSQRQRKQWEVPSPTTPVGQPVVCRPPELKPPSRPFVLQTPSNTLVSPVELPPSFEENAEEVSKPKLKPLHWDKVRASSDREMVWDHLRSSSFKLNEEMIETLFVVNTPNSKPKDATPRSVLAPQNHEDRVLDPKKSQNIAILLRAVNVTVEEVCEALLEGVTDTLNTELLESLLKMAPSKEEERKLKAYKDDTPNKLGPAEKFLKAVLDVPFAFKRVEALLYIANFESEVEYLRKSFQTLEVACEELRNSRMFLKLLEAVLKTGNRMNVGTNRGDAHAFKLDTLLKLVDVKGADGKTTLLHFVVQEIIRTEGARHSDTTTTSSTSVTNQTPSTTLSDDAKCRRLGLQVVSSLSSDLANVKKAAAMDSEVLTSEVSKLSKGITHITEIVKLNQTAGSEENVRKFTESMNKFMRMAEEEIVRIQAQESVALSLVKEITEYFHGNLSKEEAHPFRIFMVVRDFLTVLDRVCKEVGNINERTMISSAHRFPVPVNPMLPQPLPGLHGRKNYSSSDDDNPSP from the exons ATGACAATGTGGAGTTTCTATTTCCTCTTATGCATCTTCTTCATCTTGTTAACTTCCAATACAGTTACATCCTCTTATCAACCTAGAAGATTCCTTCATCAACCTTTTGATCCACAAAACCCACTCTCACCTTCTCAACCACCTAACCCTTCACCTTCTCCctcaccaccaccaccatcacCAAATCCTAAATATCCATTTTCCACAAATGCCCCTAATGCCTCTTCATCTTCCACACCGTTTTTCCCAACTTACCCTTCACCGCCACCGCCGCCTTCACCGTCTTCCTTCGCTTCATTTCCTGCAAATATCtcatctctcatccttcctcAAACCCCTAAACCCAGCTCATCTTCCTCCAAACTCCTCGCTGTCGCCATTGCCTCCGTTCTCGCCGCTGTCGCCGTTCTTTCTATCTCCGCTTTTATCTACTGCCGCAGACGCCGGAGGAGATTCACCGGAGATGATAAAACACTCAGATCCGATAGTAGTATACGTTTATTCCCTCGCGATGGTGGTACCGCTGCAGTGGTAGCGAAGTCGAGAAACGTTTCGTCTACTAGCTCGGAGTTTCTTTATCTTGGTACCATTGTTAACTCTCGTGGTGATGATCTACCTGATTCTCGTGGTGCCGGTGGTGGTGGTCGTAATCCTCGGAAAATGGACTCGCCGGAGCTTCAGCCGTTACCGCCGCTTGCGCGACAAGGTTCGAGGGTTTATGACGGTGGTGCTCCGGTGGGGGAAGGTGAAGATGAGGAAGAGGAGTTTTACTCGCCGAGAGGCTCTTTGAATGGAAATGGATCGGGTTCTCGGAGAATCTTCGCCGGGATTTCAGCTGAGAATTTGGTCGGTCGAAGTAGCAATGAATCTacttcttcttcgtcttcttaTTCGTCTTCTTCTGCTTCACCGGATCGTTCTCACTCTATTAGTCTCTCGCCGCCGGTTAGTTTGAGTCCAAGAAGATCACAGTCAAAGTCGCCGGAAAATGTACTATCTCCGGCACCGACACAACAATTACGCGGCAGTGACGGTGCGAGAAGCTCGTTGTCTTCATCACGAGGTTCTTCTAACCGAAACGTGAGGTCTGCTTCTTCAATGTCATCAACGCCGGAGAAAAACTTTGCCGGAGAATGTCAGTCACCGTCTTTATCACCGCTTAACCTTTCACCGAATAGAAATTCTGATGGGCCtgttgttaaacttgtaaagacTGAATCTTGTAATGGAGATGCTTCTTCACCGAGATTATCAAATGCTTCTAGTGGTAAATCTTCGTCTTCGGCGTTTACTCTGCCGTCGCCGGAAAAAGTTACAATGATGCATCATCATAGCAATCATGGGTTGGATCAGTCTCCAACAATTTCAGATGTTTCAGATCGGTTTAGACATTCTCCTCTCTCATCATTGCCACTTTCACCGACGCTTCTTTCATCGCCGGAAAGAGAGATGAACACTCGAACACCGCCGCCGCCGCCTCCACCGACTAGGAAGCATTGGGAGATTCCAGACCTCTTAACACCAATTGCTGAATCACCAAGTGTTTTGATTCCACATGGTGTTGCACCTCAAAGGAAGCAATGGGAAATACCGGTTCTTTCAACACCAATTGCACCTTCTGTTAAAGTTTCAGCCCCACCGCCGCCACCCCCACCCCCACCGTCAATGTCGCAGCGACAACGGAAGCAATGGGAAGTACCTTCTCCAACAACTCCTGTCGGTCAACCGGTGGTTTGTAGGCCGCCGGAACTTAAACCTCCTTCAAGGCCTTTTGTGTTGCAAACACCTTCAAATACATTGGTTTCTCCTGTTGAATTGCCACCTAGTTTTGAGGAGAATGCAGAAGAGGTTTCGAAACCGAAGTTGAAGCCTTTGCATTGGGATAAAGTGAGGGCTAGTTCTGATCGTGAAATGGTTTGGGATCATTTGAGGTCCAGCTCTTTTAA GTTGAATGAAGAGATGATAGAAACATTGTTTGTGGTGAACACACCAAATTCAAAACCAAAGGATGCTACTCCACGTTCAGTTCTTGCGCCTCAAAATCACGAGGATAGGGTGTTGGATCCTAAAAAGTCTCAAAATATTGCTATCTTACTTCGAGCTGTTAACGTTACGGTAGAGGAAGTGTGTGAAGCACTCTTAGAAG GTGTTACTGATACACTTAATACCGAACTACTTGAAAGCTTGTTAAAAATGGCGCCAAGCAAGGAAGAAGAACGCAAATTGAAGGCGTATAAAGACGACACGCCAAACAAACTTGGTCCTGCTGAGAAGTTTTTGAAGGCAGTGCTTGATGTACCTTTCGCATTTAAAAGGGTCGAAGCTTTGCTTTACATAGCCAATTTCGAGTCTGAAGTGGAGTATCTCCGGAAATCGTTTCAAACTCTAGAG GTTGCATGTGAAGAACTGCGAAACAGTAGAATGTTCTTGAAGCTACTAGAAGCTGTGCTAAAAACTGGAAACCGCATGAATGTTGGAACAAACCGAGGTGATGCACACGCGTTCAAGCTCGATACACTTCTAAAGCTGGTAGATGTCAAAGGCGCAGACGGAAAAACAACTCTTCTGCACTTTGTTGTACAAGAAATCATTAGAACCGAAGGAGCTCGTCATTCGGATACTACCACGACTAGTAGTACCAGTGTTACTAATCAAACACCAAGCACAACATTAAGCGACGACGCCAAGTGTAGGAGGCTTGGTCTTCAAGTGGTATCTAGTCTAAGTTCCGATCTAGCGAATGTTAAGAAGGCTGCAGCAATGGACTCTGAAGTTCTCACGAGCGAAGTCTCTAAGCTTTCGAAAGGAATCACGCACATCACCGAGATCGTGAAATTGAATCAAACAGCAGGATCTGAGGAAAATGTTCGTAAATTCACAGAATCAATGAACAAGTTCATGAGAATGGCTGAGGAAGAGATTGTAAGAATTCAAGCACAAGAAAGTGTTGCATTATCACTAGTGAAAGAGATCACCGAGTATTTTCACGGAAACTTATCTAAAGAAGAAGCTCATCCATTTAGAATCTTCATGGTAGTAAGAGATTTCTTAACAGTTCTTGATAGGGTATGCAAAGAAGTTGGTAATATAAATGAAAGGACCATGATTAGTTCAGCTCATAGATTTCCTGTACCAGTGAACCCTATGCTTCCACAACCACTTCCTGGTTTACATGGAAGGAAAAATTACAGTTCCTCAGATGATGATAATCCATCTCCATAG